The Leptospira brenneri genomic sequence TCGTCATAAAACGCACGTTCTATGGGTGAAAGATCAATGCGAACCGTTTTGGCAAAACGTTTGGTAAATCCACCTACTTCTACTTTTCTACGTCGAAGAAGGACTTTGGAAATTTTTTCTTTTAGATCTCCTTTTTGACCAACCACGTAATCATTTACAAAGGTATGGTATGGTCCAAGGATATTGGGATCGACCAAATGCATGAGATAAAAAAGTTCTTCTAGTTTTCCGCGAAAGGGAGTTGCTGTCAGAAGGAGGAGGCATTCTGTTTTTCGTGCAATCTTTTCTGCAAAAAGATAACCACGTGTGATTTTTGAATAATCACGACGAAGTCTATGGGCCTCATCAAAAACAACGATATCCCACTTAGTTCCAAGAATTTCCTCTGCATACCTTGGATTTTTAATAAAATCGATCGAAGTTATGATCTTATTAAAATTTCTCCAATGATCCGGTCCATTCGTTACAAAATTCCTTCTACGAACAATTGCAAATTCTTCATTGAATTTGTTTTTCATCTCTTGTTGCCATTGGACTAAAAGTGGAGATGGTGCCACCACTAGAACTCGTTTGAGGCCGCGTCGGAACATTAATTCTTTTACGGCAAGACCTGCTTCGATCGTTTTTCCAAGACCTACTTCATCTGCTAAGATGAATCTTGGTTTCAAACTATTAGCAACAATGAATGTGGATTCTATCTGGTGCGGAAGTAAACGAGTTCTAGAATTAGATAGAGAAGATAATTTATTAAAATTATAAGTGAGTTTGAGTTGGCTTGCCGCTAGGCTTAAGTCCATTGCTTTGGGAAACTCTTCCCAAACACGAAGTGATTCTGGGTATTGATTTAAAAACTGTAAGTTTTTGTTTGATTTATTAACAGTGCGAAAAAGTTCTTTGGATTCGAAAAACAACTCAACGGAGGTAGGTGTTTCTTTTGTAACTTTTGCTAGACCTAAACCTGGTTCATCGATGAGAAATCCATATTCATTTGTTTGTTTTGGTTCAACAATCGTTTCAAAATCTAAACTTAATTGAGTAGGGATGTCCATCAAACTCCTTTCTGATTTCCCCAAAGTACTTTGTGAATTTGAAGCGACAAACGACACTTAGGTGGGTTGTCTACTTTGATCCATTCAACTAGTTCTTTGGCATCCACTTCACCGTGGACTGGCGAATACAATATATTTGTCTGTATTTTTTGTTCGCGAACGACTTCGAGACTTCTTTCAAAGTCGATTCTATCTCGCACAACAAACTTGATTTCGTCAAGTGAATTATGTCTCTTTTCTAGAATCCGGAAATTTTCCTGATCCATCTTTTCTTCCATCCCCGAACCTGGTAATTTATAGTCCATAGTGAAGATAAAAAAAGGATCTTCAGTGATTCGTTCACTTCCATTGGTTTCTACACGAGAGGCAGGGTAGGGAAGTTCTGTACTGATTCTATGATTGTAGATTTTGTTTGCTATGGCCAGAGATAAGTCGCGGTTTTTTCCTTCCAAAGGTTCCCCGCCAGTGAGTAGTACTTGGTAACCGTGATGAGGATCTAATTTTTCTAACTCTTTCCAGATAGAATCTAAACTTTTTTCTTCGCCTTGGTTTGGTCCCAAGGCATAAGCTGTGTCACACCATAATGCTCGTGTTTCTGTTCTGCCACAACGTAAGGAACAACCAGCAAATCGTATGAAGACAGTAGGGATTCCTTGCGAAATTCCTTCCCCGGATATGGAAGAATAGACTTCATGAATTTTTCCAAACATTGTGATGATTCCTTGTATGTCAGATTCCTTTAAATTGTTCTTGCGAAAACATTAATTCAGAATTTGCTTTTTATGGTCATGTTCGTAGATGCTAAATTGGAATATCCGTTAATCCAAGAAAAAGAAATACAAGAAAATCATCTTTTGCTTCGGTTTCGAACCCCTGCCAACCCTAAAATTGAGGAACGCAAACCCTTAGTGATTGGCCTTGTTATCGATAAAAGTTGGTCGATGAAGGGTGAAAAAATGGAATCGGTAATTGACGCTTCCTGTGCTCTTGTCAACTGGCTGACCAGACATGACGCTGTTGTTATTGTTGCTTATTCGGCAGATGTCCAAATCATCCAGCCAGTGACTCACCTAACAGAAAAAATTTCTGTTACTGATAAAATTAGAAATATTCAAGTTGCCACTTCTACAAATTTAAGTGGTGGGTGGTTATCGGGTTTAAAAAGTCTTAACCAATGCAAAATCCCGAATGCTTATAAACGTGTTTTATTACTTACTGATGGAAATCCTACTTCAGGAATTAAAGATAAAGAAGCCCTTGTTAAAATCGCAGAAGATCATTTAGCTATGGGAATCTCTACCACAACCATTGGTGTTGGAAATGATTTTAATGAAGAGATATTAGTAGAAATTGCAAAAGCCGGTGGTGGAAATTTTCATTATATCGATAATCCAGAAAAAGCATCTGATATATTCTTTGATGAGTTTGGAGATATAGGAGCTCTGTATGCACAGGCCATTGATGTGGAATTACAATTAGCTCCGGGAGTAAGATTCAAACAAGTGTTATCAGAAACTTCACATCAAGTAACAGAAGAATTTGATGAATTTTTAGGAGATTCTAAAACGATTTCGAGGCAGAAAGTTAATTTGCAGTTGGGTGATCTCAGGGCCGACGACATTCGTAATTTAGTATTACGTTTAGAAATCGATGATCGAGTTTCTCAAACAGAATCTCCTTTTTGTGAAGTAAACTTGTCCTATTACAATTTATCTAAGCAGAATGCATTAGAATGGGTAAAGGAATCTTTTCAATTTCCAAAAGGTAAAAACAGAGGCAAACAAGATCCAGACGTTTTAGTAGAGATTTTAGTAGCAAATGCAACGACTGGGATTCGAGAAATTTCTGATTTGATCAAACGTGGGCATAGCGAAGATGCCAAAGCATTACTATTTGGCCTCATCCAAGATATTAAAAATAATTTACATTTTGCTCCCAATGCACTTGGTTCTGTTTTGGGTCGTTTACAAGTTCTGGAAACTAAAATCACAACGAAGTCAGATGATCTAAACAAACATCTTTTTATGAATTCGCAAATACTGATGAAAGGTCCAGAGAAGTTAGATTTAAAAGATGTTGTTCTTCATGATGAAATCTTTGAATACAGAACCATTGGTGATATCGATTTATATAAATGTCCTGAAATCAAACTCCTAATAGAACAAAAACTATCAGAAGGTTATCGTTATATGATTTTTGATTTTATTGAGACATCGCATATTGATTCTTCTGCGATTGGAATGGTGATTCAGATTGTGGGTTGGCTACGAAGACGGGGTGGTGAACTTGTGGTTGCCAACATTCATGATTCGGTGAAAAAGATTTTCGAAATTACAAGGTTGTACAACCACATTCGCGTAGCTGAAAATGTCTCCTCTGCCAAAGAAATTTTACAGAGGATCATTTATGCAAACGAAGGAGATAAAAAAATTAGTTAATTTAAGCTAGCCATCGTTCTGCTTCTTCGATCGCTTCCTTTAAATCACTTACCAGAGCAGGTGCAATAGCGATCCCTTTCTGAGTGGGTTTTAATTCTCCGTTGGGGTCAGTGTACCAAACTCTAATATTAAAAAAAGTTTGGCCTTTGTATTCGGAAATCTCAACGCGGATGACTTCTCCCCTACCTTTGTCAATATCTCGAATGATTCCTGTTTTTGCCATTTTAGTACGTCTCTACAAAAAGTTGTTCTTTTTCTTCCAGGTGTTTTTTGAATTCATCATACGAAAGATCAGTTCCGCAAGCAGACATGATTTCTTGTATCACTCCTTTTTCCATTCCTTTCGGACCGCCACAAATATAAAACTTACCATTTCCATTGACAGCATTTTTAATGGCTTCGGCATTTTCTTTTGCTCGGTGAGAAATATACATTTTTCCACCATCAAAGGAATTTTTTTCCTCTCGGCTAATCGCCGTTATGAAATGAAAATTGGAATGACTTTTTGCCATATCTTCAAAATAATCACGGAGGACAATTTCGTCAGAATAGGGAGCTCCATAAATCAACCAAACATTTCCTTGGAAGGAAACTAGTTTCTGAACCAGAAGTTCTTCGACCATTCCGAAAAAAGGACTAATCCCAGTTCCGGTAGCAAAAAAGAAAATATCACCTGAAAAATCAGTTTGGGGTAGAAGGAATTTTTTTCCCGCAGGACCTGTCATGGTCACTGTATCCCCAGGTTTCAAATCACAAAGATAATTGGAACAAACTCCCTTATGGACAAGATTTCCGTTTTCATCGTAAACATTATCCCTTTTGACAACAAACTCAATATTGTCTTTGGTTTGACCAAAACTAAACGACGGTGAGGCGATGGAATACAAACGGATGGTGTAAGAAGGATCGGCCGAACCTTTGGCTTGTTTTTCTGGATCCACACCCGGAGGGATGATCCCTGCACTTTGCCCGATCATATATGGGTAGGTGTTGTGATCGACCGCTATGGTGATTCGATGAACGGCAGAATCCCCTTCCTTTGCAGGACGTTTTCCCTTTCCTGGTTCGGGAGTCAAACGGGTGTTCGCTAGAACTTGGGCTAAAATAGGATTGGATTTTTTAAACAGATTGATCTGAGGGGTAAGCAAGGTCGTCCTCGTAACAGGTGGTTTTTGGTCAAGTTTGGCATTCCGATCCTTCGGGAAAAGGAGAAGTTAGAGTTTTCATTTTTCCTCCTCGGAATTATGTCTCTTCTTGACTCATTTTTTGGATTTTTTAAACTTTAGTCATTCCGGCCCCCTCGCCGATCCTAAAGACAACCGGGAAAACAAATTGCATGAGATCGATTGAAGCACAAGAAAAGAAACCATCCTCATTTCCAAATACCGTCCTTCATCAAAAATTGGAATCATTCACAAATTCAATGATCCAATCTCTACAAACCAAAACAAAAGAGGAAAAATCCTGGGTCGTTCTCTCTATGTCAGGGGAAATCTTAGCCCATGGACACAAACTTCCGCAAATCGATCGTAATTCCGATTCCTTATTTTCTGTTTAATTAGAGAGGTTTTTATGTCTAGAGTCGGTATTCGTTTTTTTATCAAAGTCCAACTAGCACTTGTTAGCATAATTTTACTTACAAGTCATAAC encodes the following:
- a CDS encoding 7-carboxy-7-deazaguanine synthase QueE — protein: MFGKIHEVYSSISGEGISQGIPTVFIRFAGCSLRCGRTETRALWCDTAYALGPNQGEEKSLDSIWKELEKLDPHHGYQVLLTGGEPLEGKNRDLSLAIANKIYNHRISTELPYPASRVETNGSERITEDPFFIFTMDYKLPGSGMEEKMDQENFRILEKRHNSLDEIKFVVRDRIDFERSLEVVREQKIQTNILYSPVHGEVDAKELVEWIKVDNPPKCRLSLQIHKVLWGNQKGV
- a CDS encoding transcriptional coactivator p15/PC4 family protein, with amino-acid sequence MAKTGIIRDIDKGRGEVIRVEISEYKGQTFFNIRVWYTDPNGELKPTQKGIAIAPALVSDLKEAIEEAERWLA
- a CDS encoding FAD-binding oxidoreductase, with the protein product MLTPQINLFKKSNPILAQVLANTRLTPEPGKGKRPAKEGDSAVHRITIAVDHNTYPYMIGQSAGIIPPGVDPEKQAKGSADPSYTIRLYSIASPSFSFGQTKDNIEFVVKRDNVYDENGNLVHKGVCSNYLCDLKPGDTVTMTGPAGKKFLLPQTDFSGDIFFFATGTGISPFFGMVEELLVQKLVSFQGNVWLIYGAPYSDEIVLRDYFEDMAKSHSNFHFITAISREEKNSFDGGKMYISHRAKENAEAIKNAVNGNGKFYICGGPKGMEKGVIQEIMSACGTDLSYDEFKKHLEEKEQLFVETY
- a CDS encoding VWA domain-containing protein produces the protein MVMFVDAKLEYPLIQEKEIQENHLLLRFRTPANPKIEERKPLVIGLVIDKSWSMKGEKMESVIDASCALVNWLTRHDAVVIVAYSADVQIIQPVTHLTEKISVTDKIRNIQVATSTNLSGGWLSGLKSLNQCKIPNAYKRVLLLTDGNPTSGIKDKEALVKIAEDHLAMGISTTTIGVGNDFNEEILVEIAKAGGGNFHYIDNPEKASDIFFDEFGDIGALYAQAIDVELQLAPGVRFKQVLSETSHQVTEEFDEFLGDSKTISRQKVNLQLGDLRADDIRNLVLRLEIDDRVSQTESPFCEVNLSYYNLSKQNALEWVKESFQFPKGKNRGKQDPDVLVEILVANATTGIREISDLIKRGHSEDAKALLFGLIQDIKNNLHFAPNALGSVLGRLQVLETKITTKSDDLNKHLFMNSQILMKGPEKLDLKDVVLHDEIFEYRTIGDIDLYKCPEIKLLIEQKLSEGYRYMIFDFIETSHIDSSAIGMVIQIVGWLRRRGGELVVANIHDSVKKIFEITRLYNHIRVAENVSSAKEILQRIIYANEGDKKIS